In Gimesia chilikensis, the following proteins share a genomic window:
- a CDS encoding XylR family transcriptional regulator, with protein sequence MKSRPSIALLIESSNSYARGLLRGIMAYIHEHHSWSIYLPEHGRGNVPVNWLNSWHGDGIIARIENTKTAEAVVNSGVPAVDVSAARLAPSLPWVETDDRAIASLAAQHLIERGFEHYAFCGDHRFNWSRWREDHFQNVIQDAGFVCHAYPQTTGRKQAPPWEAEQQRLADWIQQLPKPVGIMACYDIKAQQLLDVCRTINVSVPEEVAIIGVDNDEILCNLSEPPLSSVIPNTRLTGYEAAALLDRMIAGEPVSSDAHLIKPLGIATRQSTDIQAIDDKLISDAVRFIRQQACEGINVQDVLKSVPLSRRVLESRFQKIIGRSPHEEIMRIRLDRVKQLLEETELPLIEIASRTGFRHSEYLNVAFKKQTGTTPGQFRRKQKQTR encoded by the coding sequence ATGAAATCACGTCCCTCGATCGCGCTGCTCATCGAATCATCCAACTCCTATGCCCGCGGGCTCTTACGCGGCATCATGGCTTACATTCACGAGCACCACTCCTGGTCGATCTACCTCCCCGAGCATGGTCGAGGCAATGTCCCCGTCAACTGGCTCAACAGCTGGCACGGCGACGGCATCATCGCGCGAATTGAAAACACGAAGACCGCCGAAGCCGTCGTGAACTCCGGCGTCCCGGCTGTCGATGTGAGTGCCGCCCGTCTGGCCCCCTCCCTCCCCTGGGTTGAAACCGATGATCGCGCCATCGCCTCCCTGGCCGCGCAGCACCTCATCGAACGCGGCTTCGAGCACTACGCCTTCTGCGGCGATCATCGCTTCAACTGGTCCCGCTGGCGGGAAGATCATTTTCAGAACGTCATTCAGGACGCCGGCTTTGTCTGTCACGCCTATCCGCAGACCACCGGCCGCAAACAGGCGCCCCCCTGGGAAGCCGAACAGCAACGCCTGGCCGACTGGATTCAGCAACTCCCCAAGCCGGTCGGCATCATGGCCTGTTACGATATTAAAGCGCAGCAGCTGCTCGATGTCTGCCGTACGATCAACGTCTCTGTCCCCGAAGAGGTCGCCATCATCGGCGTGGACAATGACGAAATTCTCTGTAACCTCTCCGAGCCTCCCCTCTCCAGCGTGATCCCCAACACGCGTCTCACCGGCTATGAAGCAGCTGCACTGCTCGATCGCATGATCGCCGGCGAACCGGTCTCTTCAGACGCCCATCTCATCAAGCCCCTGGGCATCGCCACCCGACAGTCCACCGATATCCAGGCCATCGATGATAAACTGATCTCCGACGCCGTCCGCTTCATCCGCCAGCAGGCCTGTGAAGGCATCAATGTGCAGGACGTTTTAAAGTCGGTCCCCCTCTCCCGGCGGGTCCTCGAAAGCCGCTTCCAGAAAATCATCGGCCGCTCACCACACGAAGAGATCATGCGCATCCGCCTCGATCGTGTGAAACAGTTGCTCGAAGAAACCGAACTCCCGCTGATCGAAATCGCCAGCCGCACCGGCTTTCGCCACTCCGAATATCTGAACGTCGCCTTCAAAAAACAGACCGGCACCACCCCCGGCCAGTTCCGCCGCAAACAAAAACAGACGCGTTGA
- a CDS encoding Gfo/Idh/MocA family protein gives MSEKQMNVAIVGLGFGAEFIPIYQAHPNANMHAICQRSEDHLNEIGDTFGIEKRYTSYDELLADPDVDAVHINTPIPDHAPQSIKALKAGKHVACTVPMATTVAECEEIVKTVKETGLKYMMMETVVYSREFLFIKEMYDKGELGKIQYMQASHPQDMEGWPEYWERMIPMHYATHVVSPVLGMVNGRAEYVSCFGSGTVNDDIAEKSGNKFAVETCHIKIKDSDIAAHIWRFLFDTARQYRESVDVYGTKKSFEWPLIEGENPVLHTAKKPEPEIPERVEVPDYAHLLPPEIQKFTRAIHDADHLSFLQGAGHGGSHPHLVNAFLKSLVEDTDPWPNAPLSANWTSVGILAHESAVAGGEIRKLPEFTLE, from the coding sequence ATGAGTGAGAAACAGATGAATGTCGCGATTGTCGGTCTGGGATTTGGTGCCGAGTTCATTCCCATTTACCAGGCGCATCCGAATGCCAACATGCATGCGATCTGTCAGCGTTCGGAAGATCATCTGAACGAGATCGGCGATACGTTCGGGATTGAGAAACGTTATACCTCTTACGATGAACTGCTGGCGGATCCTGATGTGGATGCCGTTCATATTAACACGCCGATTCCCGATCATGCTCCGCAGTCGATTAAAGCGTTGAAGGCAGGGAAGCACGTGGCGTGTACGGTGCCGATGGCAACGACGGTGGCGGAGTGCGAAGAAATCGTCAAGACGGTCAAAGAGACCGGACTGAAATACATGATGATGGAGACGGTAGTTTACAGCCGCGAGTTTCTCTTCATCAAGGAGATGTACGACAAAGGGGAGCTGGGCAAAATTCAGTACATGCAGGCCAGTCACCCGCAGGACATGGAAGGCTGGCCCGAATACTGGGAGCGGATGATCCCGATGCATTATGCAACGCACGTGGTGAGTCCGGTGCTGGGGATGGTCAACGGTCGGGCCGAGTATGTGAGCTGCTTTGGTTCCGGGACCGTGAACGACGACATCGCAGAAAAGTCGGGCAACAAATTCGCTGTGGAGACGTGTCATATCAAGATCAAGGATTCCGATATCGCGGCTCACATCTGGCGGTTCCTGTTTGATACCGCGCGGCAGTACCGGGAATCGGTAGACGTGTATGGCACGAAAAAATCGTTTGAATGGCCTCTGATCGAAGGGGAGAACCCGGTGCTGCACACAGCGAAGAAGCCGGAACCGGAAATTCCCGAGCGAGTGGAAGTGCCCGATTACGCGCATCTGTTGCCGCCTGAAATTCAGAAATTCACCCGGGCGATTCACGACGCCGACCATCTCTCGTTCCTGCAGGGGGCCGGGCACGGCGGTTCGCATCCGCACCTGGTAAATGCGTTCCTGAAGTCGCTGGTGGAAGACACTGATCCCTGGCCGAACGCCCCGCTGTCTGCGAACTGGACCAGCGTGGGAATTCTGGCACATGAGTCTGCCGTGGCAGGGGGCGAAATCCGCAAGCTGCCCGAGTTCACACTGGAATAA
- a CDS encoding PVC-type heme-binding CxxCH protein — translation MARYSLFLLSLILAAPLAAAEEFTLHQFDRLQLGDKFYAEGATFGDLNRDGHQDLISGPYWYAGPDFKTKHEYYPVKEWSINGYSDNFFAFVNDVNKDEWPDIVIIGFPGKEAYWYANPQKQSGHWKRYLAHPVVDNESPTYTDLTGDGEPELVFHTGGQLGYAGPGKDPTKPWSFHAVSPNLKYGRFTHGLGVGDVNGDGRLDILEKNGWWEQPADLQKAGFWTRHPFKFTAAGGSQMYAYDVDGDGDQDVITSKAAHAYGLSWFENVKKDGEITFVEHPIMGSKPEENKYGVVFSQLHAVDLVDMDGDGIKDIVTGKRFWAHQGHDPGAKEPPVNYWFKIVRTQKGVDFLPYQINDKSGVGTQVVAGDVTGNKLPDLVVGNKSGTYLLKHKKVKVDEATWKQAQPNKYVPKKVSVKNELKPGEHFATNADGRRLNLDFETGDLKDWVSEGEAFRSQPVKGDTVKARRRDMVSNHQGQYWVGTYEVLEDEPVGTLSSASIKVTHPYATFYVGGGSHDSTRVEIVDRATNKVIAKASGRNHERMHQELVDLSKYQGKEIFIRLVDQHKGGWGHINFDHFRFHDKKPAQLEVADSGAPAQEHTQKYDGLPGKKAAEVMSVPDGFSVSLVAAEPDVQQPIAMTIDDRGRLWVAESYAYPSKQPEGKGKDRILIFEDKDADGKFETRKVFQEKLNLVSGLEVGFGGVWVGQAPYLLFIPDKNGDDKPDGEPEILLDGWHYEDTHETLNSFIWGPDGWLYGCHGVFTHSRVGKPGTPDDQRQPINAGIWRYHPTRHEFEVFAHGTSNPWGVDFNDQGQCFLTCCVIPHLFHIVQNARYRRQAGQHFNPYTYDDIKTIAKHRHWTGGQWNQSDRVASDRVGGGHAHAGAMIYLGGSWPKKYHNQLFMNNIHGARLNQDQLAREGSGYIGDFAPDFLYANDRSSQILYLRYGPDGQVYFIDWYDTNQCHHREFQKHDRSNGRIFRVAYNNAKPVKVDLQKLTSTELVKLQLHENDWYVRQSRRILQERGADPEVHAQLAEIAFGNDDVTRRLRGLWALHVTGGLSEAKVMQALKDPSEFMRGWAIQLALEAGAPSTQLLKTMETLAKQDPSPVVRLYLGSAANRLPLDQRAGILKGLVSHAEDQHDHNLPLLYWYALEPLAPHDMQQAYALAKDAKIPLIESYTLRRIADIGTEEAVAFLVEQLGEAQTADEQKVFLDSINSALRGRRQFPMPAPWKSVGKRLMASKDPVVKSRSLSLAVTFGDPAAMQRLREIVADQKNDLSGRKSALDSLLGVRDPQLVPILIPLLDQKGIRREALRGLAGYPDAAIATAILERYPQYDLNEKRDALNTLASRLNFAEQLVTAVEAGEVPSKDLSAEIIRQLGNLKDKELNAKIGKVWGVVRESAADKKKLIASYKNMIERPHPTPDINLGRAIFAKTCQQCHKLFGTGASIGPELTGSNRANLDYLLSNVVDPSAVMAKDYQPAVIVTESGRIITGIIKKEDKNAVTVATANETVIIPRDEIDEMSLSDKSMMPDNLWKQLSRIEVRSLVKYLASPGQVPMKATPENLKQFFNAQDLTGWTGDSQLWFVENGEIVGRSPGIKRNEFLVSDMLVGDFELKVKVKLTPNAGNSGIQFRSSLQPGGHVKGYQADIGAGWWGKLYEEHGRGLLFKESGEQHVREGDWNEYRVVAVGPRIRTYINGKLCTDLNDPQGAKSGILAFQIHSGGPMEVRFKDLELRLDPPRD, via the coding sequence ATGGCTCGTTACTCCCTGTTCCTGTTATCGCTGATTCTGGCGGCACCGCTGGCTGCTGCAGAGGAGTTCACGCTCCACCAGTTTGACCGTCTGCAGCTGGGGGATAAGTTCTATGCGGAAGGGGCGACCTTCGGCGATCTGAACCGGGACGGTCACCAGGATCTGATTTCCGGACCGTACTGGTACGCGGGGCCGGACTTCAAAACGAAGCACGAGTACTATCCGGTCAAGGAATGGAGCATCAACGGCTATTCCGACAACTTCTTTGCGTTTGTGAATGATGTCAACAAGGATGAGTGGCCCGACATTGTGATCATCGGGTTCCCCGGTAAGGAAGCTTACTGGTATGCGAATCCACAGAAACAGTCGGGGCACTGGAAGCGGTACCTCGCACATCCGGTGGTCGATAACGAGTCGCCGACTTATACCGATCTGACGGGAGACGGAGAACCGGAGCTGGTGTTCCACACCGGGGGACAACTTGGCTATGCGGGGCCGGGAAAAGATCCGACGAAGCCCTGGAGCTTTCATGCGGTTTCGCCCAATCTGAAGTATGGTCGCTTTACGCACGGGCTGGGTGTGGGCGATGTGAATGGTGACGGAAGGCTGGACATCCTCGAGAAGAACGGCTGGTGGGAACAGCCGGCTGATCTGCAGAAAGCGGGTTTCTGGACACGGCACCCGTTTAAGTTCACTGCTGCAGGCGGTTCGCAGATGTATGCTTACGACGTGGATGGTGACGGGGACCAGGATGTGATCACCAGCAAGGCGGCCCATGCGTATGGTCTCTCCTGGTTTGAGAACGTCAAGAAAGATGGCGAGATTACGTTCGTCGAACATCCGATCATGGGGAGCAAGCCGGAAGAGAACAAGTATGGCGTAGTCTTCTCACAGCTGCACGCTGTCGATCTGGTGGACATGGACGGTGACGGCATTAAGGACATCGTAACCGGGAAACGATTCTGGGCGCATCAGGGGCATGATCCGGGGGCGAAAGAACCGCCGGTCAACTACTGGTTCAAAATTGTGCGGACGCAGAAGGGTGTGGATTTTCTGCCTTACCAGATCAATGATAAGTCGGGAGTGGGGACCCAGGTGGTCGCCGGTGATGTGACGGGGAACAAACTCCCGGATCTGGTAGTGGGGAATAAGTCGGGTACGTATCTGCTGAAGCATAAAAAAGTGAAAGTAGACGAAGCGACCTGGAAGCAGGCACAGCCGAATAAGTATGTACCCAAGAAAGTCTCGGTGAAGAATGAGCTCAAGCCAGGCGAGCATTTTGCCACGAACGCAGACGGACGACGGTTGAATCTCGATTTCGAGACCGGTGATCTGAAAGACTGGGTTTCGGAGGGAGAGGCCTTCCGTTCGCAGCCGGTCAAAGGGGATACGGTCAAAGCTCGTCGTCGTGATATGGTGAGCAATCATCAGGGGCAGTACTGGGTGGGTACGTACGAGGTGCTGGAAGATGAGCCGGTGGGGACGCTCTCTTCGGCTTCGATTAAAGTGACGCATCCTTATGCCACGTTTTATGTCGGTGGCGGAAGTCACGATTCGACTCGGGTCGAAATTGTGGACCGGGCGACAAACAAGGTGATCGCGAAAGCCAGCGGTCGCAACCATGAGCGGATGCACCAGGAACTGGTGGATCTGTCGAAATACCAGGGCAAAGAGATCTTCATTCGGCTGGTGGACCAGCATAAGGGAGGCTGGGGGCATATTAACTTCGATCATTTCCGCTTCCACGACAAAAAGCCCGCACAACTGGAAGTGGCGGACAGTGGAGCCCCCGCGCAGGAGCATACACAAAAGTATGACGGTCTGCCTGGGAAGAAAGCGGCAGAAGTGATGTCGGTACCGGACGGGTTTTCGGTCTCACTGGTTGCTGCCGAACCTGATGTGCAGCAGCCGATCGCGATGACGATTGACGATCGCGGGCGTTTGTGGGTGGCGGAATCGTATGCCTATCCCAGCAAGCAGCCCGAGGGGAAGGGGAAAGACCGGATTCTGATTTTCGAAGACAAAGATGCCGACGGCAAATTTGAGACGCGGAAGGTCTTTCAGGAAAAGCTGAACCTGGTGAGCGGTCTGGAAGTCGGTTTTGGCGGCGTATGGGTGGGGCAGGCGCCGTACCTGCTGTTCATTCCCGATAAGAACGGCGACGATAAGCCAGACGGAGAACCTGAGATTCTACTGGACGGCTGGCATTACGAGGATACACACGAAACGTTGAACTCGTTCATCTGGGGGCCGGACGGCTGGCTCTACGGGTGTCATGGTGTGTTTACGCATTCCCGGGTCGGGAAGCCGGGCACGCCCGATGATCAGCGACAGCCGATCAATGCCGGGATCTGGCGGTATCATCCGACGCGGCACGAATTCGAAGTCTTTGCGCACGGGACAAGTAACCCGTGGGGTGTGGACTTCAATGACCAGGGGCAGTGCTTTCTGACCTGCTGTGTGATTCCGCACCTGTTTCATATCGTGCAGAACGCACGTTATCGCAGACAGGCAGGGCAGCATTTCAATCCTTACACTTACGACGACATTAAAACGATTGCCAAACACCGGCACTGGACCGGTGGGCAATGGAACCAGTCGGACCGGGTCGCTTCCGACCGGGTGGGCGGGGGGCACGCGCATGCCGGGGCGATGATCTACCTGGGAGGCAGCTGGCCGAAGAAGTATCACAACCAGTTGTTCATGAACAACATTCATGGCGCCCGTTTGAACCAGGATCAGCTGGCCCGCGAAGGGTCGGGATATATTGGCGACTTTGCTCCCGATTTCCTGTATGCGAACGATCGTTCCTCGCAGATTCTGTATCTACGGTACGGTCCGGATGGGCAGGTCTATTTCATTGACTGGTACGACACGAACCAGTGTCATCATCGCGAATTCCAGAAGCACGACCGTTCGAACGGGCGGATTTTTCGCGTGGCTTATAACAATGCGAAGCCGGTCAAAGTCGATCTGCAAAAACTGACGAGTACCGAGCTGGTCAAGCTGCAATTGCACGAAAACGACTGGTACGTGCGGCAGTCCCGACGCATTCTGCAGGAGCGGGGAGCCGACCCGGAAGTGCACGCACAACTGGCGGAGATTGCCTTCGGTAATGACGACGTGACGCGTCGCCTGCGAGGATTGTGGGCTCTGCATGTGACGGGCGGGCTTTCGGAAGCGAAGGTGATGCAGGCTTTGAAAGACCCGAGCGAATTCATGCGGGGCTGGGCGATTCAGCTGGCGCTGGAGGCGGGAGCGCCGTCAACGCAGTTATTGAAAACGATGGAAACCTTGGCGAAGCAGGATCCCTCACCGGTGGTGCGTCTCTACCTGGGATCAGCGGCCAACCGGCTGCCACTGGATCAGCGGGCAGGGATTCTCAAAGGTCTGGTGAGTCACGCGGAAGATCAGCACGATCATAATCTGCCGTTGCTCTATTGGTATGCCCTGGAGCCGCTGGCACCGCATGATATGCAGCAGGCCTATGCCCTGGCGAAAGATGCGAAGATTCCGCTGATCGAGTCGTACACATTGCGGCGGATCGCGGATATCGGAACGGAAGAGGCGGTTGCTTTTCTGGTGGAACAGCTGGGAGAAGCGCAGACTGCGGATGAGCAGAAAGTCTTTCTGGATTCGATTAACAGCGCACTGCGGGGACGACGCCAGTTTCCAATGCCGGCCCCCTGGAAGAGTGTGGGCAAACGGTTGATGGCGAGCAAGGACCCGGTGGTGAAATCACGTTCGCTGTCGCTGGCGGTGACCTTTGGTGACCCGGCGGCGATGCAGCGGTTGCGGGAAATCGTCGCGGACCAGAAGAACGATCTGTCGGGACGGAAGTCAGCCCTGGATAGTCTGCTGGGAGTCCGCGATCCGCAACTGGTGCCGATTCTGATTCCGTTGCTGGACCAGAAGGGAATCCGCCGCGAAGCACTGCGGGGGCTGGCCGGTTACCCGGATGCAGCGATCGCGACAGCGATCCTGGAGCGGTATCCTCAGTACGATCTGAATGAAAAACGCGACGCGTTGAATACGCTGGCGAGCCGGTTGAACTTTGCTGAGCAGCTGGTGACTGCGGTCGAAGCAGGCGAAGTCCCTTCCAAAGATCTGTCTGCGGAAATCATTCGTCAGCTGGGGAATCTCAAAGACAAAGAGTTGAATGCCAAAATTGGTAAGGTGTGGGGCGTTGTCCGTGAGTCGGCTGCGGATAAGAAAAAACTGATCGCCAGTTATAAAAATATGATTGAGCGTCCGCATCCGACGCCGGACATCAACCTGGGACGGGCGATTTTTGCGAAGACTTGCCAACAGTGCCATAAGTTGTTTGGGACGGGGGCGAGCATTGGTCCGGAACTGACCGGTTCGAACCGGGCCAACCTCGATTATCTGCTGTCGAACGTAGTCGATCCGAGTGCAGTGATGGCGAAGGATTATCAGCCGGCCGTGATTGTCACGGAATCAGGGCGGATTATTACCGGGATCATCAAGAAGGAAGATAAGAACGCGGTGACGGTCGCGACGGCGAACGAGACGGTGATTATTCCCCGTGACGAAATCGACGAGATGAGTCTGAGCGACAAGTCGATGATGCCCGATAATCTGTGGAAACAGCTGAGCCGGATCGAGGTACGTTCGCTGGTTAAATATCTGGCGAGTCCCGGACAGGTACCGATGAAGGCGACGCCGGAGAATCTGAAACAGTTCTTTAACGCTCAGGATCTGACCGGCTGGACGGGGGACAGTCAGCTCTGGTTCGTAGAGAACGGCGAGATTGTAGGCCGTTCGCCGGGGATCAAGCGGAATGAGTTCCTGGTGAGTGACATGCTGGTCGGTGATTTCGAACTGAAGGTCAAGGTAAAGCTGACCCCGAATGCAGGGAACAGTGGGATTCAGTTCCGCAGCAGTCTGCAGCCGGGAGGCCACGTTAAAGGGTACCAGGCGGACATCGGTGCCGGCTGGTGGGGCAAGCTGTATGAAGAACATGGCCGGGGTCTGTTATTCAAGGAATCCGGAGAGCAGCATGTCCGCGAAGGGGACTGGAACGAATACCGGGTGGTTGCTGTCGGCCCGCGGATTCGGACTTACATTAACGGTAAGTTGTGCACGGATCTGAATGATCCCCAGGGAGCCAAGTCCGGCATTCTGGCGTTTCAGATTCATTCCGGCGGGCCGATGGAGGTCCGCTTTAAGGATCTGGAATTGCGTCTGGATCCTCCCCGGGATTAA